In a single window of the Desulfovibrio mangrovi genome:
- a CDS encoding lytic murein transglycosylase, protein MQQSPVQAVSVQSGLEQPIMNYSGTTQVLDKGVDEGWQALVDRLEADGFDRPYVESLFQRVENPYSAGPMGHKMRALFKTKYAPRKPATKKSVTAQAPSVYPGVIVPENMRKARTFLQDHRTSLRLMEKRFGVPKEVAVGLMLVETRLGNFLGKEQAFRNLACLAASDSLDRIRPQLDGLKITRERASWLSKRIEDKSSWAYTELKALITYSQRSGLDPVSMPGSIYGAVGICQFMPSNIIRFGVDGDGDGKVNLFHAQDAMHSLANYLKYHGWKPGLSRAKQTKVLRHYNNSATYANTILAVADALR, encoded by the coding sequence GTGCAACAATCGCCTGTGCAGGCTGTTTCCGTGCAGTCCGGCTTGGAACAGCCCATCATGAACTACTCCGGAACCACGCAGGTACTGGACAAAGGGGTTGATGAAGGCTGGCAGGCTCTTGTGGACAGGCTGGAGGCGGACGGTTTTGACAGGCCCTACGTTGAGAGCCTGTTCCAACGTGTGGAGAATCCCTATTCCGCGGGTCCCATGGGGCATAAGATGCGGGCTCTTTTCAAAACCAAGTACGCTCCGCGCAAGCCTGCCACCAAGAAGTCCGTGACGGCCCAAGCGCCCTCTGTGTATCCCGGTGTGATTGTGCCGGAGAACATGCGCAAGGCGCGTACCTTCCTGCAGGATCACCGGACAAGTCTGCGGCTGATGGAAAAGCGCTTCGGGGTGCCCAAGGAAGTGGCTGTGGGACTCATGCTTGTGGAGACGAGGCTCGGCAATTTTCTGGGCAAGGAACAGGCCTTTCGCAATCTGGCCTGTCTTGCCGCTTCCGATTCGCTCGACCGTATCCGGCCGCAGCTTGATGGCCTCAAGATAACCAGAGAGCGTGCAAGCTGGCTTTCCAAGCGCATCGAAGACAAGTCATCGTGGGCGTATACCGAGCTGAAGGCGCTTATCACCTATTCACAGCGGAGCGGTCTGGACCCCGTGTCCATGCCGGGGTCCATCTATGGTGCCGTGGGTATCTGTCAGTTCATGCCTTCCAACATCATCCGCTTCGGCGTGGATGGAGACGGTGACGGCAAGGTCAATCTGTTTCACGCGCAGGACGCCATGCATAGTCTGGCCAATTATCTGAAATATCATGGATGGAAACCGGGGCTCAGCAGAGCCAAGCAGACCAAGGTGCTGCGGCACTACAATAACAGCGCCACCTACGCCAATACCATTCTGGCCGTGGCAGATGCCTTGCGCTGA
- a CDS encoding YhjD/YihY/BrkB family envelope integrity protein codes for MTQPTKPQASLKEQTGRIVRFVTRDIWLEDIDPQDRKQQGLAGLLKWLYLVVHGFMKDQCLLRASALTYTTVLSIVPFLAVAFSISKGMGLQNSEGLRAILLNFSAGNEQTVDHILGYVNNTNVGTLGTIGMATLLLTVGSVMGTIEKAFNSIWGVTQGRTMWRKFTDFFSVSLICPIVFGVAFSVSASLKNDTVMQTLLSYSAFSYAYITLLKFIPLLMVTLMLLFLYVFIPNTKVRIPSGFVGALIAATLWKSVENLYVTYQVGAAKYNAIYGGFAQVPLFLVWVYISWVIVLLGVEFSFAMQNVRTFENEIRSDTATREERDKLAALSMLLLTRRFYEHGGPVSLADLSETLRAPVRLIQNVMSIMQKAGMVVQTCGDDPSYALCAPPDSIRFTDIIFALASHRPTSSKRPMTARFGFINHTFRTMYEDTLHSEANMTLKDYCERMLPEGFGGASACLNQPSQPPPTADDAAAS; via the coding sequence ATGACGCAACCGACAAAACCTCAGGCCTCACTGAAAGAGCAGACAGGCAGAATTGTCCGCTTTGTCACCCGCGATATCTGGCTTGAAGACATTGATCCGCAGGACAGAAAGCAGCAAGGTCTGGCAGGCCTGCTCAAGTGGCTCTATCTGGTGGTGCACGGATTCATGAAAGATCAGTGCCTGCTCAGGGCTTCCGCCCTCACATACACCACGGTCCTTTCCATAGTTCCCTTTCTCGCGGTGGCCTTTTCCATCTCCAAGGGCATGGGGTTACAGAACTCGGAAGGCCTGCGAGCCATCCTGCTCAATTTCTCCGCAGGTAATGAACAGACCGTGGACCACATTCTGGGCTACGTGAACAACACCAATGTGGGCACACTCGGCACCATAGGCATGGCAACCCTGCTGCTGACCGTCGGCTCGGTCATGGGCACCATTGAAAAAGCCTTCAATTCCATATGGGGCGTAACGCAGGGGCGCACCATGTGGCGAAAATTCACGGACTTCTTTTCCGTGTCGCTCATCTGCCCCATCGTCTTCGGCGTCGCGTTCAGCGTCAGCGCCTCGCTGAAGAATGATACCGTGATGCAGACGCTGCTCTCATACAGCGCCTTCAGTTACGCCTACATCACCCTTCTCAAGTTCATCCCGCTGCTGATGGTTACCCTGATGCTGCTCTTTCTTTATGTGTTCATCCCCAACACCAAGGTACGCATTCCCTCCGGATTTGTCGGCGCCCTCATTGCCGCAACGCTGTGGAAGTCCGTGGAAAACCTCTACGTCACCTATCAGGTAGGCGCGGCCAAATACAACGCCATTTACGGCGGTTTCGCCCAGGTGCCCCTCTTCCTCGTATGGGTCTACATCAGCTGGGTTATCGTCCTGCTCGGCGTGGAGTTCAGCTTTGCCATGCAGAACGTACGCACCTTCGAAAACGAGATACGTTCGGACACCGCCACCCGCGAAGAGCGCGACAAACTGGCAGCCCTTTCCATGCTGCTGCTCACCCGCCGCTTTTATGAACACGGCGGCCCCGTATCCCTGGCCGACCTTTCGGAAACACTGCGCGCGCCAGTGCGCCTCATCCAGAATGTGATGAGCATCATGCAGAAGGCAGGCATGGTGGTGCAGACCTGCGGAGATGATCCCTCCTACGCGCTGTGCGCCCCGCCGGACAGCATCCGCTTCACGGACATCATCTTCGCGCTGGCATCGCACCGGCCCACCAGCAGCAAGCGTCCCATGACAGCACGCTTCGGCTTCATCAACCACACCTTCCGCACCATGTATGAAGACACCTTGCACAGTGAAGCGAACATGACACTCAAGGACTACTGCGAGCGCATGCTGCCCGAAGGATTCGGGGGAGCATCCGCCTGTCTGAACCAGCCATCGCAGCCCCCCCCCACTGCAGACGATGCAGCCGCCAGCTAA
- a CDS encoding DinB family protein, with product MIDMDKARSAVAEFQALLDGTPLETAHVRVGPDAWTLAEIVGHLIDSAANNHQRFVRLRFSDLEGFPGYDAEPWVQVQQYDGCDFGMLKTLWASYNALLLHLAANTPEEASPREWRRESGPLTLEFLVADYYEHMRGHMAHYARRLAEVQAFLKPL from the coding sequence ATGATCGATATGGATAAGGCCCGCTCTGCCGTTGCCGAGTTTCAGGCGTTGCTGGACGGCACTCCGCTGGAAACAGCGCATGTGCGCGTGGGGCCGGATGCATGGACTCTGGCCGAGATCGTGGGGCATCTCATTGATTCCGCCGCCAACAACCATCAGCGTTTCGTGCGGCTGCGCTTCAGCGATCTTGAAGGATTTCCCGGTTACGATGCCGAGCCGTGGGTGCAGGTGCAGCAATATGACGGCTGTGACTTCGGTATGCTCAAGACCCTGTGGGCCAGCTACAACGCCTTGTTGCTGCATCTGGCCGCCAATACGCCGGAGGAGGCCAGCCCCCGTGAATGGCGGCGGGAATCCGGTCCGTTGACACTGGAATTTCTTGTGGCTGATTATTATGAGCACATGCGGGGGCATATGGCGCATTATGCCCGTCGCCTTGCGGAAGTGCAGGCATTTCTCAAGCCTTTGTAG
- a CDS encoding glycosyltransferase family 4 protein, with protein MRILVFGSYAPSLINFRGPLLRAMLAAGHTVIAAAPDLDADTVRTLHAMGVEAAQVPLSRKGLNPLRDIAALMSLVKTIKGIAPDVMLSYTIKPVVYGSIAARLAGVPNIYAMVEGLGYAFNGKGLKRTVLAVIAGMLYAAGMSVCRSIFFLNEDNRGFFRKCRIISASRRTCLVNGTGIDLDHYGPAPLPEKYAEAPVFLCIARLLREKGVREFAEAARLVKQEFPQAVFRLVGPFDRGVDCVSEEEVAPWREWMDIPGPSADVRPDIAGCAVYVLPSYHEGVPRTTLEAMSMQRAIVTTDAVGCRETVREGRNGYMVPVGDAKALAEAMMRFIRQPERIVSMGAESRRYAEERFDVHKVNEAVLREMSLL; from the coding sequence GTGCGCATTCTCGTGTTCGGCAGTTATGCCCCTTCCCTGATAAATTTTCGTGGACCGCTCCTGCGTGCCATGCTGGCTGCGGGGCATACCGTCATTGCCGCTGCGCCCGATCTGGACGCCGACACCGTGCGTACCCTGCACGCCATGGGTGTGGAGGCGGCACAGGTGCCGCTCAGCCGCAAAGGGTTGAATCCCCTGCGCGATATTGCGGCATTGATGTCGCTGGTGAAGACCATCAAGGGCATCGCGCCGGACGTGATGCTTTCCTACACCATCAAGCCCGTGGTCTACGGTTCCATTGCCGCACGTCTGGCGGGTGTGCCGAATATCTACGCCATGGTGGAAGGGCTGGGGTATGCCTTCAACGGCAAGGGCTTAAAACGCACGGTGCTCGCGGTTATCGCGGGCATGCTGTATGCGGCAGGCATGAGCGTGTGCCGGTCCATTTTCTTCCTGAATGAGGACAACAGGGGCTTCTTCCGCAAATGCCGCATCATCTCCGCATCGCGGCGCACCTGTCTGGTAAACGGCACAGGCATTGATCTTGACCACTACGGCCCGGCACCCTTGCCGGAGAAGTATGCCGAAGCTCCCGTCTTTCTGTGCATTGCCCGCCTGCTGCGCGAGAAAGGCGTGCGCGAGTTCGCGGAAGCGGCGCGTCTGGTAAAGCAGGAATTTCCACAGGCCGTGTTCCGGCTGGTGGGGCCCTTTGACAGGGGCGTGGATTGCGTGAGCGAGGAAGAGGTGGCCCCGTGGCGGGAGTGGATGGATATTCCCGGGCCATCGGCTGACGTGCGGCCGGATATTGCCGGCTGTGCCGTCTATGTGCTGCCTTCCTACCATGAAGGTGTGCCTCGCACCACGCTGGAGGCCATGAGCATGCAGCGCGCCATCGTTACTACGGACGCGGTGGGATGCCGCGAGACCGTGCGGGAAGGGCGCAACGGCTACATGGTTCCGGTGGGCGACGCCAAGGCGCTGGCAGAGGCCATGATGCGCTTCATCCGGCAGCCTGAACGCATCGTTTCCATGGGGGCGGAGTCGCGTCGCTATGCCGAAGAGCGTTTTGATGTGCACAAGGTCAACGAGGCAGTGCTGAGGGAGATGAGCCTGTTGTAA
- a CDS encoding glycosyltransferase, with protein sequence MNQPKLTVLMSVKNGEPFVRETVQSVLAQTYADFRFLIIDNASKDNTRAIIEGFGDPRIELVALPEDMGQTGALNLGLARAESEYVARLDADDVCMPERLARQVAFLDANPQIALVGAQAQFIDRNSALLGHVTEFPEGHGDIVGYMPITNPIVHPSVMFRLAAVRDVGGYDGTISYAQDLALWIALAEKYRLANLPDVLLKLRVHPGQETRNVSLSTRRLRDNLQLSLRIYDLRTADADTRALAMLRHHYMHFLLGERREALVGLCRTLLTQPHRVLFNRRLFAALRYALLKAVRIRRLK encoded by the coding sequence ATGAATCAACCTAAACTAACCGTGCTGATGTCGGTGAAGAACGGGGAACCGTTCGTTCGCGAGACGGTGCAGTCCGTATTGGCCCAGACCTATGCGGACTTCCGGTTCCTGATCATCGACAACGCCTCGAAGGACAATACGCGTGCCATAATTGAGGGATTTGGCGATCCGCGTATCGAACTCGTGGCATTACCCGAGGATATGGGCCAGACGGGTGCTCTGAATCTGGGGCTTGCCCGTGCGGAATCCGAGTATGTGGCCCGTCTGGATGCCGACGACGTGTGCATGCCCGAGCGGCTGGCACGTCAGGTGGCCTTTCTGGACGCAAACCCGCAGATCGCACTTGTGGGCGCGCAGGCTCAGTTCATTGACCGCAACAGTGCCCTGCTGGGGCATGTGACCGAGTTTCCCGAAGGGCACGGGGATATTGTGGGCTATATGCCCATCACCAACCCCATCGTGCATCCTTCCGTCATGTTCCGTCTTGCGGCGGTGCGCGACGTGGGTGGGTACGACGGCACAATCTCCTACGCGCAGGACCTTGCTCTCTGGATTGCGCTGGCGGAGAAATACCGGCTTGCCAACTTGCCGGACGTGCTGCTGAAGCTGCGCGTGCATCCCGGACAGGAAACCCGCAATGTCTCGCTCAGCACCCGCAGGCTGCGGGACAACCTGCAGCTGTCCCTGCGCATCTACGACCTGCGCACGGCGGATGCGGATACGCGGGCCCTTGCCATGCTGCGGCATCACTACATGCACTTCCTGCTGGGAGAACGGCGCGAAGCCCTTGTCGGCCTTTGCCGCACGTTGCTGACCCAGCCGCACCGGGTGCTTTTCAACCGCAGGTTGTTTGCGGCCCTGCGGTACGCGCTGCTCAAAGCCGTACGCATACGCCGCCTGAAATAG
- the tyrS gene encoding tyrosine--tRNA ligase — protein sequence MDIDKQLEIIQRGCAELINVEELRKKLQRGKPLRVKMGFDPTAPDLHLGHCVAIHKLRHFQELGHTVIFLIGDFTGMIGDPSGRSETRPPLTREDVLRNADTYKEQVFKILDPEKTEVRFNSEWMDKFDAADFIRLASRYTVARMLERDDFEKRYKSNTPISVHEFLYPLVQGYDSVALKADIELGGTDQKFNLLMGRHLQAQEGQEPQCIMTMPILEGLDGVKKMSKSYGNYIGVNDEPADMFGKVMSISDELMWRYYELVSRKSLDEIAELRKGVESGALHPKVAKEQLAMDIVGQYHGDEKGEEARQGFNAVFAKGGIPDDIETYTCQEGEASAPAAFLADAGLSKSRGEARRLIKQGAFSVDGEKSEDAETPLAKGEYIIKLGKKRFLKLLVQ from the coding sequence ATGGATATTGATAAGCAGCTAGAGATCATCCAGCGCGGCTGTGCTGAGCTGATCAACGTTGAGGAGCTTCGCAAGAAGCTGCAGCGCGGTAAGCCGCTGCGTGTGAAGATGGGCTTCGACCCCACTGCGCCCGACCTGCATCTCGGGCACTGTGTCGCCATTCACAAGCTCCGTCATTTTCAGGAGCTTGGCCATACCGTCATCTTTCTGATCGGCGACTTCACCGGCATGATCGGCGACCCCTCCGGTCGTTCCGAGACTCGTCCCCCCCTGACCCGCGAAGATGTGCTGCGTAATGCAGATACCTACAAGGAGCAGGTGTTCAAGATCCTCGATCCTGAAAAGACCGAGGTGCGCTTCAACTCCGAGTGGATGGACAAGTTCGACGCAGCCGACTTCATTCGTCTGGCATCCCGCTATACCGTGGCACGCATGCTTGAGCGTGACGACTTTGAAAAGCGCTACAAGAGCAATACCCCCATTTCCGTGCACGAGTTCCTGTATCCGCTGGTACAGGGCTACGACTCCGTTGCGCTGAAGGCGGACATCGAACTCGGCGGCACCGACCAGAAGTTCAACCTGCTCATGGGTCGCCATCTGCAGGCGCAGGAAGGTCAGGAGCCCCAGTGCATCATGACCATGCCCATTCTGGAAGGTCTGGACGGCGTGAAGAAGATGTCCAAGTCCTACGGCAACTACATCGGCGTGAATGACGAGCCTGCCGACATGTTCGGCAAGGTCATGTCCATTTCCGACGAACTGATGTGGCGTTACTATGAGCTGGTTTCCCGCAAGAGCCTCGATGAAATCGCCGAGCTCAGGAAGGGCGTGGAAAGCGGTGCCCTGCATCCCAAGGTTGCCAAGGAACAGCTGGCCATGGATATCGTGGGCCAGTACCATGGTGACGAGAAGGGTGAAGAAGCGCGTCAGGGCTTCAACGCCGTGTTCGCCAAGGGCGGCATTCCGGATGATATCGAAACCTACACCTGTCAGGAAGGCGAAGCGTCCGCTCCCGCAGCGTTCCTTGCCGATGCCGGTCTGAGCAAGTCCCGCGGCGAAGCACGCCGCCTGATCAAGCAGGGCGCTTTCAGCGTGGACGGCGAAAAGAGCGAAGACGCGGAAACCCCGCTTGCCAAGGGTGAATACATCATCAAGCTGGGCAAGAAGAGGTTCCTGAAACTTCTGGTGCAATAA
- a CDS encoding TIGR00282 family metallophosphoesterase: protein MRILFFGDVMGKPGRVVLKRKLPELRARLGADMVIANGENASGGVGLTTDVLREMLGFGVDVVTTGNHIWKHREMYGGLDKEARVVRPANYPAGAPGRGMTICDLPSGHRVAVLNLQGRTFMDDVDCPFHTASALLNTLPDDVRIRFIDFHAEATSEKKALGWYLDGRISAMIGTHTHVQTADPTILPEGTAYLTDAGMCGVEASCLGMDKEVIVRRFLTKLPQRFVLAKGEVSVNGVLVEVDPETGKATHIELVRE, encoded by the coding sequence ATGCGGATTCTTTTTTTTGGCGACGTCATGGGCAAGCCCGGCAGGGTGGTTCTGAAACGTAAACTGCCTGAGCTGCGCGCACGGTTGGGCGCTGACATGGTCATTGCTAACGGCGAGAATGCTTCCGGCGGCGTGGGGCTGACAACCGATGTGCTGCGCGAGATGCTCGGCTTCGGCGTGGATGTGGTGACCACCGGCAACCATATCTGGAAACATCGCGAGATGTATGGCGGGCTGGACAAGGAAGCCCGGGTGGTGCGTCCGGCCAACTATCCCGCAGGCGCTCCCGGCAGGGGCATGACCATCTGCGATCTTCCTTCGGGACACCGCGTCGCCGTGCTCAACCTGCAGGGGCGTACGTTCATGGATGATGTGGATTGCCCCTTCCATACGGCCTCTGCGTTGCTGAACACCCTCCCCGATGACGTGCGTATCCGCTTTATCGATTTTCATGCGGAAGCCACCAGCGAGAAAAAGGCGCTGGGCTGGTATCTGGACGGGCGCATCAGCGCCATGATCGGCACGCATACCCACGTGCAGACCGCCGATCCCACGATTCTGCCGGAGGGCACCGCCTATCTGACCGATGCGGGCATGTGCGGGGTGGAGGCTTCCTGCCTTGGTATGGACAAGGAAGTGATCGTCAGGCGTTTTCTGACCAAGCTGCCCCAGCGCTTCGTGCTTGCCAAGGGCGAGGTCTCCGTGAACGGCGTGCTTGTCGAGGTTGATCCCGAAACGGGAAAGGCCACGCATATCGAGCTGGTGCGCGAGTAG
- the glp gene encoding gephyrin-like molybdotransferase Glp has product MKNGFFNVLSVTEFVDVLRTFAPLPEESVSGMTADGRVLAQDMVSPEDLPLAARSCMDGYALRAQDVFGASEMNPAYLESAGVVNIEKPASFGLCAGECASIVTGGILPEGADAVIMIEHTEELGAGTVEMRKSLAPADNVMLKGEDAEAGKVALAAGTLLRPQEVGLMAALGVTDVQVYARPRVGILSTGDELVPVTQKPEVGQVRDVNSSTLACCVARAGGVPTQYGLVKDDIASLEAALRAALEANDVVFLSGGSSVGTRDLTVAAIERIEGMQLVNHGVAISPGKPLILARCGNKAVWGLPGQVASAQVVMFILGVPFLRHLAGWRNPFDQSLWPARRAVLTRNVASKPGREDYVRVRIDVAEGEVRATPVTGKSGLLKTLILSQGVIRIPSDSEGVYEGAEVDVLLF; this is encoded by the coding sequence ATGAAGAACGGTTTTTTCAATGTATTGAGCGTGACCGAGTTTGTGGATGTGCTGCGGACCTTTGCTCCGCTGCCGGAGGAAAGCGTTTCCGGCATGACGGCGGATGGTCGTGTGCTGGCGCAGGATATGGTGTCGCCTGAAGACCTGCCGCTGGCGGCGCGTTCCTGCATGGACGGCTATGCCCTGCGCGCGCAGGACGTGTTTGGCGCGTCCGAGATGAATCCGGCCTATCTGGAAAGCGCGGGCGTGGTGAACATAGAGAAACCTGCTTCTTTCGGCCTGTGTGCGGGCGAGTGCGCTTCTATCGTGACGGGCGGCATTCTGCCGGAAGGGGCCGATGCCGTGATCATGATCGAGCATACGGAAGAGCTTGGCGCGGGCACCGTGGAGATGCGCAAGTCGCTGGCACCGGCCGACAACGTGATGCTGAAGGGAGAGGACGCCGAAGCGGGCAAGGTGGCGCTTGCCGCCGGAACCCTGTTGCGCCCGCAGGAAGTGGGCCTGATGGCCGCCCTTGGCGTGACGGATGTGCAGGTGTATGCGCGGCCCCGCGTGGGGATTCTCTCTACGGGCGATGAGCTTGTTCCTGTGACGCAGAAGCCGGAAGTGGGGCAGGTACGCGATGTGAACAGTTCCACTCTTGCCTGCTGCGTGGCAAGGGCGGGGGGCGTGCCCACGCAGTATGGTCTTGTGAAGGATGACATTGCAAGCCTTGAGGCGGCGCTTCGTGCCGCGCTGGAAGCCAATGACGTGGTCTTCCTTTCCGGCGGCAGTTCCGTGGGTACCCGCGATCTCACCGTGGCCGCCATTGAACGCATAGAGGGCATGCAGCTTGTGAACCACGGGGTTGCCATCAGCCCCGGCAAACCGCTCATTCTGGCCCGCTGCGGCAACAAGGCGGTGTGGGGGCTGCCCGGTCAGGTGGCTTCTGCTCAGGTGGTCATGTTCATATTGGGCGTTCCGTTCCTGCGTCACCTCGCAGGCTGGCGTAATCCCTTCGATCAGTCCTTGTGGCCTGCACGCCGTGCTGTGCTGACCCGCAATGTCGCTTCCAAGCCTGGGCGCGAGGATTATGTACGCGTGCGGATCGACGTGGCGGAAGGCGAGGTCCGCGCCACCCCCGTGACGGGCAAATCCGGCTTGCTCAAGACCTTGATTTTATCTCAGGGCGTTATTCGCATTCCCTCCGACAGCGAAGGGGTGTATGAAGGGGCCGAGGTTGATGTGCTTCTTTTCTGA
- a CDS encoding SRPBCC family protein: MNNHLRKDLVASMHVSATPETVFPLLCPVREYDWIEQWQCTMIHTRSGVAELGCVFQTTFKDNVRVEGELIDTWVVCRYEPAHEIAFVRNNGHRTILYTITLTPEAEGTRLDWTQQLTGLTTEGNSMVENATQADFSALILSLEHLLNHYCSTGTRLSASELQARLADTGAE, encoded by the coding sequence ATGAACAACCATCTCAGAAAAGATCTTGTGGCAAGCATGCACGTATCGGCAACGCCGGAAACCGTGTTTCCCCTGCTGTGCCCCGTGCGTGAATATGACTGGATTGAACAATGGCAATGCACAATGATACATACCCGATCAGGCGTTGCGGAACTGGGCTGCGTGTTTCAGACCACCTTCAAGGACAATGTCCGCGTTGAAGGTGAGTTGATAGACACGTGGGTGGTATGCCGGTACGAACCGGCGCACGAAATCGCCTTTGTCCGCAACAACGGGCACAGAACCATACTCTACACCATCACGCTGACTCCCGAGGCCGAAGGCACCAGACTGGACTGGACCCAGCAGTTAACCGGCCTGACGACTGAAGGAAACAGCATGGTGGAGAACGCCACGCAGGCGGACTTCAGTGCGCTCATCCTGTCGCTGGAGCACCTGCTCAACCACTATTGCAGCACAGGAACGCGCCTGTCCGCAAGCGAGCTGCAAGCCCGCCTTGCCGACACCGGCGCAGAGTAG
- a CDS encoding MerR family transcriptional regulator produces the protein MYTVGRLARRFGLSRSTLLYYDKIGLLRPSSHAHGEYRHYSEADAERLQRICMFRDAGLSLADIARALDAPRDGGGKGKPGDGASLSAILEERLEELQREMVALRNQRTIITGLLGLDILPEATPINKELWTSLLSDAGFSEADMRRWHVDFERTAPEQHARFLKVLGIPPTEIGLIRAWAAAPQRLMQLQKMTDNYMKALYDAFTGLPRLAPGGDEYTLKALDMVPDLPECPRIIDIGCGQGAQTLAIAKARDCRITAVDNHQPFLDMLTDAARTQGVAERIDTVCSDMADLPEALRKGGYDLVWSEGAAYIMGFDAALEYWKQCLAPNGHMVLSEICWYKRGTPPQELADFWATGYPAMMHADDFTGVCEKAGYSVLGSFTLPPSSWWDELYGPLEKRFPLLKAQYADDEEGLACILSTIEEVELHRKYPDWYGYKFVVLRRNS, from the coding sequence ATGTACACCGTAGGCAGACTTGCCAGACGCTTCGGGCTTTCACGCAGCACCCTGCTCTATTACGACAAGATTGGGCTGCTGCGCCCTTCATCCCATGCGCACGGGGAATACCGCCATTATTCGGAGGCGGATGCCGAGCGCCTGCAGCGCATCTGCATGTTCCGCGATGCAGGACTCTCCCTTGCGGACATCGCCCGTGCGCTGGATGCGCCTAGGGACGGGGGCGGGAAGGGGAAGCCCGGAGACGGCGCTTCGCTCAGCGCCATCCTTGAAGAACGTCTGGAGGAGCTGCAACGCGAGATGGTGGCCCTGCGCAATCAGCGCACCATCATCACCGGCCTGCTGGGACTGGACATCCTGCCGGAGGCAACGCCCATCAACAAGGAATTGTGGACATCCCTGCTTTCCGATGCCGGATTCTCGGAAGCCGACATGCGCCGCTGGCATGTGGACTTCGAGCGCACGGCGCCGGAGCAGCACGCACGCTTCCTGAAGGTGCTGGGCATTCCGCCCACGGAAATAGGCCTCATCCGCGCATGGGCTGCCGCGCCGCAACGTCTGATGCAACTGCAAAAAATGACGGATAACTATATGAAAGCTTTGTACGATGCTTTTACCGGCCTGCCCCGCCTTGCGCCGGGCGGCGACGAATACACCCTGAAAGCGCTGGACATGGTCCCGGACCTGCCGGAATGCCCGCGCATCATCGACATAGGCTGCGGACAGGGCGCACAGACGCTGGCCATCGCCAAAGCCCGCGACTGCCGCATAACCGCCGTGGACAACCACCAGCCCTTTCTGGACATGCTGACCGACGCCGCCCGAACTCAGGGCGTTGCAGAACGCATAGACACGGTCTGCTCAGACATGGCAGACCTGCCGGAAGCACTGCGCAAGGGCGGATATGATCTGGTCTGGTCGGAAGGCGCGGCCTACATCATGGGCTTTGACGCCGCACTGGAATACTGGAAGCAATGCCTTGCGCCCAACGGACACATGGTGCTTTCGGAAATCTGCTGGTACAAGCGCGGCACCCCACCGCAGGAACTGGCCGATTTCTGGGCCACAGGCTATCCGGCCATGATGCACGCGGACGACTTTACCGGAGTCTGCGAAAAGGCCGGATATAGTGTGCTGGGCAGCTTTACCCTGCCCCCGTCCAGCTGGTGGGATGAACTCTACGGCCCGCTGGAAAAGCGCTTCCCGCTGCTGAAGGCCCAATATGCCGACGACGAGGAAGGACTGGCCTGCATCCTTTCCACCATTGAAGAAGTGGAACTGCACCGCAAGTATCCGGACTGGTACGGCTACAAATTCGTGGTGCTGCGCCGGAACAGCTAG